One part of the Terrimicrobium sacchariphilum genome encodes these proteins:
- a CDS encoding SHOCT domain-containing protein, whose protein sequence is MAIYKAREMVRRQISPQRKVVFYIGMALLVAGALLFLSTFLSAALHFGDFSNFADRSRSMILRAVVGALMIVVGGVLQSVGRAGLAGSGLKLDPEEARRDVEPWARMGGGVVRDILDEAGISPGAKPESEVLTFDEKLRRLQKLRDDGLISAEEFEDTKKRILSDV, encoded by the coding sequence ATGGCAATCTATAAGGCCCGAGAGATGGTGCGGAGACAGATTTCACCCCAGCGAAAGGTGGTATTTTATATCGGCATGGCGTTGCTAGTTGCCGGTGCGTTGCTCTTTTTGTCGACGTTTCTCTCAGCGGCTCTCCATTTTGGCGATTTTTCAAACTTCGCTGACCGTTCGCGTTCGATGATTCTGCGAGCGGTCGTTGGAGCGCTGATGATTGTCGTCGGGGGCGTGCTTCAGTCCGTCGGGCGTGCTGGTCTGGCTGGTTCCGGATTGAAGCTTGATCCCGAGGAGGCCCGGCGGGATGTCGAACCTTGGGCGCGAATGGGAGGAGGCGTGGTGAGGGATATCCTGGACGAAGCTGGCATCTCTCCAGGCGCCAAACCGGAGAGTGAAGTCCTGACCTTTGATGAAAAGCTGCGCCGCCTGCAAAAGCTTCGCGACGATGGGCTGATCAGCGCAGAAGAGTTTGAGGATACGAAAAAGCGTATTCTCTCCGACGTTTAG
- a CDS encoding trimeric intracellular cation channel family protein yields the protein MGIFENWLLTIADYTGVAVFAATGVLASARRQMDWVGAIVLAIVTSIGGGTLRDLLTGQLPVFWIRQPLYLWVAVGTALVMLPILHRIRFPERVLVFPDAVGLALFTWLGCEKVALLGFSGIIVALFGVVTGTAGGLIRDVLSAQIPNIMRKGELYAAASIPGAVLYVVLHAFKIQPLWVIPAVCMATVLLLRLAAIRWRWMVPVMVQDSIDAGNDR from the coding sequence ATGGGCATTTTCGAAAACTGGCTCCTGACCATCGCCGACTATACCGGGGTGGCGGTTTTCGCTGCGACGGGGGTATTGGCTTCCGCGCGGAGACAAATGGACTGGGTCGGCGCCATCGTGCTGGCCATTGTGACGTCGATAGGCGGGGGAACCCTGCGAGATCTTCTAACCGGGCAATTGCCCGTATTTTGGATTCGCCAGCCGCTTTATCTTTGGGTTGCGGTGGGTACGGCGCTGGTCATGCTGCCGATCCTGCATCGCATCCGGTTTCCGGAAAGGGTGCTGGTCTTCCCGGACGCTGTCGGTCTGGCGCTCTTTACCTGGCTGGGATGCGAAAAGGTCGCCCTGCTGGGATTTTCTGGAATCATCGTGGCTTTGTTCGGAGTCGTTACGGGGACGGCGGGTGGTCTGATTCGCGATGTGCTGAGTGCACAGATTCCGAACATCATGCGCAAAGGCGAGCTATATGCCGCTGCCAGTATCCCTGGAGCCGTGCTGTATGTGGTGCTGCACGCATTCAAGATTCAGCCCTTATGGGTTATTCCTGCGGTCTGCATGGCCACGGTGTTACTCCTGCGTCTGGCCGCGATCCGCTGGAGATGGATGGTTCCCGTGATGGTGCAGGACTCGATAGATGCAGGAAATGATCGCTAA
- a CDS encoding prepilin-type N-terminal cleavage/methylation domain-containing protein, with amino-acid sequence MNKSLHPSGFTLLELIAVVSLVFVLAVLLVPMLRHSQQQAASGACMSNLRNIGSAFHLYAAENNGLLPAMRYRASSVGGNPNPGQNNWQFEIIPYLDVESTSFKTISQKYGGQGVFCPAYIREFKQNTSAQTLKTGGYGMAKISKDAYDSRTAMATIANPSSTILAGDSDDYHLAIDSRTWANGPDGQGRFGSGDPIRHGTTANYLFVDGHILPMTQERAEALLLGTESL; translated from the coding sequence ATGAACAAGAGCCTCCACCCCAGCGGCTTCACTCTTCTGGAACTCATAGCTGTTGTCTCGCTGGTCTTTGTCCTGGCGGTACTGCTAGTACCCATGCTGCGCCATTCGCAGCAGCAAGCGGCTTCCGGAGCCTGCATGAGTAACCTCCGAAATATCGGCTCGGCTTTTCATCTCTATGCGGCGGAAAACAACGGCCTGCTCCCGGCCATGCGATACCGAGCTTCCTCCGTGGGCGGCAATCCCAACCCGGGGCAAAATAACTGGCAGTTTGAGATTATTCCGTACCTCGATGTAGAGAGCACCTCCTTTAAAACGATCTCGCAAAAGTACGGCGGCCAGGGGGTGTTCTGTCCGGCATATATTCGGGAGTTCAAGCAAAACACCAGTGCGCAGACGCTCAAGACCGGCGGGTATGGCATGGCAAAGATCTCCAAGGATGCTTATGATAGCCGCACCGCCATGGCGACGATCGCCAACCCTTCGTCAACCATCCTCGCAGGTGATAGCGACGATTATCACCTCGCCATAGACTCGAGGACGTGGGCGAACGGCCCGGATGGCCAGGGTCGATTTGGCTCAGGCGATCCCATCAGGCATGGAACGACGGCCAATTATCTCTTCGTGGATGGACACATTCTTCCGATGACACAGGAGCGAGCCGAGGCTCTGCTGCTGGGCACGGAATCGCTTTAG
- a CDS encoding DUF2334 domain-containing protein codes for MIRFLSRFVVGLALVSCAMAMPLQNPGFENGLEGWILLERDLPDQMTSVATDAAREGSAGLRVEDTNKQAGSSLVSQPMPASPGLTYKLAFYARAKGANKGAVYLRFYDSSQKIIDPQNLPNVAISKAGDWENYTLDAVAPAGTAAIAIWIHSWSGATGTIEFDDFSLEEVGGSGASTSSASVPVASVVPASKPSEPTAVITREKPAMIVLKLDDLKVSGGGRLPTEWQRVLDILKVRNIKASFGIICDSLAKADPSVIQWIKDAHQSGLVEFWFHGLNHDVRTENGVQMAEFKGRPYDEQKRRFEESESLVREKLGFTLVTFGPPGGGTVGSFDEATIRVMNDVPEMKVWLYPQPLDEAGRQVVAGGKVVILDREWPVNIEQPLFVPNAEKLERGYAKYPQRAYFVLQGHPTHWKDEGFVQFEKILDFLQQQNAVFVTPTECAAAVEQKTAQAN; via the coding sequence ATGATCCGATTCCTCTCTCGCTTCGTTGTTGGTCTCGCCCTTGTTTCCTGTGCGATGGCCATGCCTCTGCAGAATCCCGGCTTTGAGAACGGTCTTGAGGGCTGGATACTCCTCGAGCGCGACCTGCCGGACCAGATGACTTCGGTCGCGACTGATGCGGCGCGCGAGGGAAGTGCAGGCCTGCGTGTCGAGGATACCAACAAGCAAGCAGGATCGAGCTTGGTGAGCCAGCCGATGCCCGCCTCGCCGGGGCTCACATACAAACTCGCTTTCTACGCCCGAGCCAAAGGCGCAAACAAGGGCGCAGTCTACCTCCGTTTCTATGACAGTTCGCAAAAGATCATCGATCCTCAGAATCTTCCGAATGTTGCGATAAGCAAAGCCGGGGATTGGGAAAATTATACCCTGGACGCCGTTGCTCCGGCAGGGACGGCCGCCATTGCGATCTGGATTCACAGCTGGAGCGGCGCGACCGGAACCATCGAGTTTGATGATTTTTCGCTGGAGGAAGTGGGCGGGAGCGGGGCCTCGACATCCTCGGCCTCGGTACCGGTGGCGTCGGTGGTTCCCGCGTCAAAACCGAGCGAGCCGACAGCTGTGATCACCCGTGAAAAGCCCGCGATGATCGTGCTCAAGCTTGACGATCTCAAAGTCAGCGGCGGCGGACGGCTGCCGACCGAGTGGCAACGTGTCCTCGACATTCTCAAGGTTCGCAATATCAAGGCCAGCTTTGGCATCATCTGCGACTCTTTGGCGAAAGCCGATCCCTCGGTCATCCAGTGGATCAAGGACGCCCACCAGAGCGGACTCGTCGAGTTTTGGTTTCACGGCCTCAACCACGACGTTCGCACGGAGAATGGTGTGCAAATGGCAGAGTTTAAGGGGCGTCCGTACGATGAACAGAAGCGGCGTTTTGAGGAGTCCGAGTCCCTGGTACGAGAGAAGCTGGGGTTTACGCTCGTCACGTTCGGACCTCCGGGAGGCGGCACTGTCGGCAGCTTTGATGAGGCGACGATCCGGGTGATGAATGATGTGCCTGAGATGAAGGTGTGGCTCTATCCCCAGCCTCTGGACGAGGCCGGGCGGCAGGTTGTGGCGGGAGGCAAGGTCGTGATCCTCGATCGAGAATGGCCGGTCAATATCGAGCAACCGCTGTTTGTTCCCAATGCGGAGAAGCTGGAGAGGGGATATGCGAAGTACCCTCAACGAGCATACTTTGTTCTCCAGGGCCATCCGACCCATTGGAAGGACGAGGGTTTCGTTCAATTCGAGAAGATCCTCGATTTTCTACAACAGCAAAACGCTGTATTTGTCACCCCAACGGAGTGCGCTGCCGCGGTGGAACAAAAGACCGCTCAAGCCAACTGA
- a CDS encoding hydroxyacid dehydrogenase: MTRLLTPAGESLMAEPANDLSPIRTTRVLFALTETELGIFFNGELPSPDPDHIQVFRYPEGHEDWQSVLEDVQPDILVSCWKTPTLPEAWLQRLDCPLRYVCHLTGSVRHVVPRSFLEDGGLVTNWGGIAAPQVAEHALLLALAALRNLPTWRRWDKTQIPATQTLFEKSVGIHGFGKVARCLVDLLRPFGVRARAYSDGVPASLMQSHGVTPAASLQELFSQSEVLFDCEALNELTELSVSDALLAALPDNAVFVNVGRGRIVDEDALAREAASGRITVAIDVVTHEPLPPDSPLATLPRVIYSPHIAGPTGDQFPHCGKLALENIRHYINHAPLDARVTLDIYDRAT, translated from the coding sequence ATGACACGCCTTCTCACTCCGGCCGGCGAAAGCCTCATGGCCGAGCCGGCGAATGATCTCTCCCCCATCCGCACCACCCGGGTGCTCTTCGCCCTTACAGAGACCGAACTGGGAATCTTTTTTAATGGAGAGTTACCCTCGCCCGATCCGGACCATATCCAGGTTTTTCGATATCCGGAAGGTCATGAGGACTGGCAATCGGTGCTGGAGGACGTGCAGCCCGATATCCTTGTTTCCTGCTGGAAAACGCCCACCCTTCCCGAGGCGTGGTTACAACGGCTGGACTGTCCGCTCCGGTATGTCTGTCACCTGACGGGCTCTGTGCGACATGTCGTTCCGCGCAGCTTTCTGGAGGATGGCGGACTGGTGACAAACTGGGGAGGTATTGCAGCGCCCCAGGTGGCGGAGCACGCTTTGCTCCTGGCGCTGGCGGCCCTTCGTAATCTGCCTACATGGAGACGGTGGGACAAAACCCAGATACCGGCGACCCAGACCCTGTTTGAAAAATCGGTCGGCATCCATGGGTTTGGCAAAGTTGCCCGCTGCCTGGTCGATTTACTGCGTCCCTTTGGAGTGCGTGCGCGGGCGTATTCGGACGGCGTACCGGCATCGTTGATGCAGAGCCATGGAGTCACACCCGCCGCCTCACTTCAGGAGCTATTCTCCCAAAGTGAGGTGCTCTTTGACTGCGAGGCTCTCAATGAACTCACCGAACTCAGCGTCTCCGATGCTCTCCTGGCCGCGCTCCCGGACAATGCGGTCTTCGTCAACGTCGGTCGCGGCCGTATCGTGGATGAGGACGCGCTCGCCCGCGAAGCGGCCTCCGGTCGGATCACCGTGGCCATCGACGTGGTCACACACGAGCCACTTCCGCCCGATTCCCCATTAGCCACTCTGCCCCGGGTCATTTATTCTCCGCACATTGCCGGACCGACTGGAGATCAGTTTCCTCATTGCGGAAAACTCGCACTGGAGAACATCCGGCATTATATCAACCACGCCCCCCTCGATGCCCGCGTCACTCTCGATATCTACGATCGTGCAACCTAA
- a CDS encoding glycosyl hydrolase family 28-related protein yields the protein MQPKQTSRLRTSLLLAASALVISAPLQAGWRSTLYPEDWKPGYHDEKDRFLHDFSYAGYHRGEVDIPARTGEVIDVTAAPYKADPSGKTDSTASIQSALDAAMAAGGGIVFLPPGTYRVSPPENQKVVLRVEGDNIVLRGAGADKTHIFNDSFQMREKTIIEVKSRDATWWYANGKNSPATADFANGSLVLPVADVSIFQPGDAIAIRNDPTDAFIASLGMTGKWTSQNLKNRALVFFRRVVSINPAAGTLTIDAPIRYGLRKDDGARVVKLGGHSISEVGLEDFSIGMAAHPGEGWGEEDFGQEGTAAYDVHQSHAIVFTSAENCWMRRVNSWNPPENPPDLHILSNGVKFEKSRQITAVDCDWRHPQYRGGGGNGYLYTLHGNECLVTKCKATGGRHNYDFGTMSASGNVLFDNLAKDGRLGSDFHMFFSVTNLLDNMTCDGDFLEAIYRRWGGNPVHGVTTTESVFWNTNGLRYIASPFEFGGTMHDRPQILVESEQFGNGYVIGTRGPASKVKTSNFLEGEGLGDTLEPASLYKDQLKRRLGR from the coding sequence GTGCAACCTAAGCAAACCTCACGTCTGCGTACCAGCCTCCTGCTTGCCGCCTCCGCGCTCGTCATTTCCGCTCCGCTGCAGGCAGGATGGAGGTCGACCTTGTACCCTGAGGACTGGAAGCCAGGATACCATGACGAAAAGGACCGCTTCCTCCATGACTTTTCCTACGCAGGCTACCACCGCGGAGAGGTCGATATCCCCGCTCGTACCGGCGAGGTGATCGATGTCACCGCTGCTCCTTACAAGGCTGATCCAAGCGGCAAAACCGACTCCACGGCCTCCATCCAGTCCGCTCTCGACGCAGCAATGGCTGCGGGAGGCGGCATCGTCTTTCTCCCCCCGGGAACCTACCGGGTTTCTCCACCCGAGAACCAAAAAGTCGTTCTGCGTGTGGAAGGCGACAATATCGTCCTGCGCGGAGCAGGAGCCGACAAAACGCATATTTTCAATGACTCCTTCCAGATGCGGGAAAAGACCATCATTGAGGTCAAATCTCGCGATGCAACGTGGTGGTACGCCAATGGCAAAAACTCACCGGCTACTGCGGACTTTGCCAATGGCAGCCTTGTGCTTCCTGTCGCCGATGTATCCATCTTTCAGCCGGGAGACGCTATCGCGATACGGAATGATCCCACGGATGCCTTCATCGCATCCCTGGGTATGACTGGAAAATGGACCAGTCAAAACTTGAAGAATCGCGCACTCGTCTTCTTCCGGAGAGTTGTCTCGATCAACCCGGCGGCTGGCACGCTCACGATTGATGCGCCCATCCGCTATGGCTTGCGCAAAGACGATGGCGCCCGGGTGGTCAAGCTTGGCGGACACTCGATCTCCGAGGTCGGTCTGGAGGATTTCTCGATAGGAATGGCTGCCCATCCAGGCGAAGGCTGGGGCGAGGAGGATTTTGGCCAGGAGGGTACGGCCGCCTATGACGTCCATCAGTCGCATGCGATCGTCTTTACCTCCGCCGAAAACTGCTGGATGCGAAGGGTGAACTCCTGGAATCCACCCGAAAATCCACCCGACCTCCATATCCTCTCGAACGGCGTGAAATTTGAAAAGAGCCGTCAGATCACAGCGGTGGATTGCGACTGGCGTCACCCTCAATATCGCGGCGGCGGAGGAAATGGCTATCTTTACACGCTACATGGAAACGAATGCCTTGTTACAAAATGCAAGGCGACCGGTGGACGTCATAATTATGACTTCGGCACAATGTCGGCCTCTGGCAATGTGCTCTTCGACAACCTCGCCAAGGATGGAAGACTCGGCTCCGATTTTCATATGTTTTTCTCTGTGACCAATCTGCTCGACAACATGACGTGCGACGGAGATTTCCTTGAGGCTATTTATCGCCGGTGGGGAGGCAATCCCGTGCATGGCGTCACAACCACCGAATCCGTTTTCTGGAATACGAACGGCCTGCGCTATATTGCGTCGCCTTTTGAATTTGGGGGCACGATGCACGATCGTCCGCAGATCCTTGTGGAATCCGAGCAGTTCGGCAACGGCTATGTCATCGGCACGCGAGGGCCGGCTTCGAAGGTAAAAACCAGCAACTTCCTGGAGGGAGAGGGACTCGGAGATACTCTGGAGCCGGCATCCCTCTACAAGGATCAGCTTAAGCGTCGACTCGGGCGATAG
- a CDS encoding LacI family DNA-binding transcriptional regulator — translation MSSPDASGPVKRVTIRDIAKVAGVHFTTVGLALRGSAQLPEGTRQRIRDIAERLGYRPDPMLAALNVYRRANQPRRYQATLAWINNWPDREALHRNECFQEYFAGAQRRAEKMGYVLEEFWLAEPGMTPERLVGILKARNIEGLLLAPQPAPNMFPALSYENFAVLSFGYSLQPSVFHVVTNHHFHSINLTLSNLFQRGYKRVGFFGEQAWDDKVEHSWVGGMAMARALNPGMMEVPPLLKREPSDRELRQWLKVNRPDVVISYTGASEWFHQLGYKIPEDLGFASLSLAQEISSISGIYQNNVRIGEAAVDFIISMLHSGERGIPRTPTRILVESEWIEGTTLRDQRTRPAAGKRRKSNELSAKV, via the coding sequence ATGTCATCTCCAGACGCCTCCGGTCCCGTCAAGCGGGTTACGATTCGCGATATCGCCAAAGTGGCAGGAGTTCATTTCACGACGGTGGGACTTGCCTTGAGAGGCAGCGCGCAACTGCCAGAGGGCACGCGGCAGCGCATACGAGATATCGCCGAGCGCCTGGGTTATCGCCCCGACCCCATGCTCGCGGCGCTCAATGTCTATCGGAGAGCCAATCAACCTCGGCGCTATCAAGCGACGCTCGCCTGGATCAATAACTGGCCTGACCGCGAGGCTCTGCATCGCAATGAGTGCTTTCAGGAGTATTTTGCCGGGGCGCAGCGTAGGGCGGAGAAGATGGGCTATGTACTTGAGGAGTTCTGGCTGGCCGAGCCGGGCATGACGCCGGAGCGCCTCGTTGGTATCCTCAAGGCGAGAAACATTGAGGGGCTGTTGCTCGCTCCTCAGCCGGCTCCCAATATGTTCCCGGCACTCAGCTATGAGAATTTTGCCGTGTTGTCGTTTGGCTATAGCCTTCAGCCATCGGTCTTTCACGTGGTGACGAACCATCACTTTCACTCGATTAATCTTACGCTGAGCAATCTGTTTCAGCGCGGCTACAAACGCGTGGGGTTTTTTGGAGAGCAGGCCTGGGACGACAAAGTGGAGCATAGCTGGGTGGGAGGCATGGCCATGGCCAGAGCGTTGAATCCCGGCATGATGGAGGTACCTCCTTTACTCAAGCGAGAACCCAGCGACCGGGAACTGCGTCAATGGCTCAAGGTCAATCGCCCGGACGTGGTGATCTCCTATACCGGTGCCAGTGAGTGGTTCCATCAACTGGGATACAAGATTCCCGAGGATCTTGGCTTTGCCAGCCTGAGCCTCGCCCAGGAGATATCAAGCATCTCAGGGATCTATCAGAACAATGTTCGCATCGGAGAGGCGGCGGTGGATTTCATCATTTCCATGCTCCACAGCGGTGAGCGAGGTATCCCTCGCACTCCGACCCGCATTCTGGTGGAGAGCGAGTGGATTGAAGGGACGACTCTGCGAGACCAGCGGACCCGACCCGCGGCGGGCAAGCGCAGAAAATCCAATGAGCTTTCCGCAAAGGTATAG
- a CDS encoding beta strand repeat-containing protein produces the protein MKPFHIPLFLAIASLPLTSLRSSTLTWDASGTSPSAPTGGGGTWSSTNSNWSNGTTDTAWNNSADNSAYFLGNLTAYAAITLGEPITVNSLTLGAGGTNGYTIIGSGSNTLTVSSGLITVGRSSTIQANIAGSNGLTKGGVSSVTLTLGSVNTYTGATQIQNGNLRLDAAGALPTGTTLVLGKAETTNNTSIDLRTSQTISGLSNVGTGSAVITNNRSSAGTATLTINPDSGSGAADSVFSGTIQDGSSGGLVALTKAGSHALTLTGTNTYTGATTISGGTLVIGVSGVGSVASNITVKSGATLAGSGGTSGSVTVESGGNLAPGNSAGQFTIGGSLSLASDAIYQFELNGATGTADKVAANGISINASADFSFTLLGGLSGLSVGNQFIILDNTGAGSIVGTFGNLTAGGIFNAGNGLLFSVSSDGLGGYGNDLVLTVTAVPECSTVMSLALGGSVLWLVIRRRRNS, from the coding sequence ATGAAGCCCTTCCACATCCCTCTCTTCCTCGCCATCGCCTCCCTGCCCTTGACATCCCTCCGCAGTTCGACGCTGACCTGGGATGCGAGTGGAACCAGTCCCTCCGCTCCGACAGGAGGGGGAGGCACATGGAGTTCCACCAATTCCAACTGGAGCAATGGAACAACAGACACTGCATGGAATAACAGCGCCGACAATAGCGCCTACTTCCTGGGAAACCTCACTGCCTACGCCGCGATCACCCTGGGTGAACCCATCACGGTAAATTCCCTCACTTTGGGAGCCGGGGGCACGAACGGATACACGATCATCGGGAGCGGATCAAACACGCTCACCGTCTCCAGCGGATTGATTACAGTGGGCAGGAGTTCCACCATCCAGGCCAACATCGCGGGCTCCAACGGCCTGACCAAGGGAGGAGTCTCCTCCGTGACACTCACCCTGGGGTCCGTCAATACCTACACCGGCGCCACCCAGATACAAAATGGAAACCTGAGACTCGACGCCGCAGGAGCACTCCCCACGGGTACCACGCTGGTGCTGGGAAAGGCTGAAACCACAAACAATACCAGCATCGATCTGCGCACCAGTCAGACGATATCAGGGCTTAGCAACGTGGGTACCGGCTCGGCAGTCATTACCAACAATCGCTCAAGCGCGGGAACAGCCACTCTGACCATCAACCCCGACAGCGGAAGCGGCGCGGCAGATTCTGTGTTCTCAGGTACGATTCAGGACGGATCATCCGGCGGCTTGGTCGCATTGACCAAAGCCGGCAGCCATGCGCTCACCCTGACCGGTACAAACACCTACACCGGGGCAACGACCATAAGCGGCGGCACACTCGTGATCGGGGTGTCCGGTGTCGGCTCGGTCGCCAGCAATATCACAGTGAAGAGCGGAGCGACGCTTGCCGGATCAGGCGGCACCTCAGGCAGTGTCACCGTCGAGTCCGGAGGCAATCTCGCACCGGGAAACAGCGCCGGGCAGTTTACGATCGGCGGCTCCCTCTCGCTCGCCTCGGATGCCATTTATCAGTTTGAACTCAATGGCGCTACAGGCACCGCCGACAAGGTTGCCGCAAATGGCATCTCCATCAATGCGTCTGCCGATTTTTCCTTCACGCTGTTGGGTGGTTTGAGCGGGCTTTCCGTGGGCAACCAATTTATCATCCTCGATAATACCGGTGCGGGTTCCATCGTGGGTACATTCGGCAACCTCACGGCAGGCGGCATCTTCAACGCGGGGAACGGCCTTCTTTTCTCGGTGAGCAGTGATGGACTCGGCGGATACGGCAATGATCTCGTGCTTACGGTCACCGCAGTGCCCGAGTGCTCGACAGTGATGTCATTAGCCTTGGGAGGCTCCGTTCTCTGGCTGGTCATTCGCCGCCGCAGAAACTCCTGA
- a CDS encoding VOC family protein, producing MAKISGFHHVAIPSLDFDASVKFYIDVLGMTQKITWGEKPSRAIMIDSGDGNYVEIFERAEASREEGAILHFALRTDDCAALLETVRSAGMEVTMESKDLDIPSNIGPIPVRIAFFKGPSGEIVELFQNEKL from the coding sequence ATGGCAAAAATCTCCGGTTTTCATCACGTCGCGATTCCCTCTCTCGACTTCGACGCGAGCGTAAAGTTTTACATCGACGTGCTGGGCATGACGCAAAAGATCACGTGGGGCGAAAAGCCGTCACGGGCGATCATGATCGATTCCGGCGACGGAAACTATGTTGAGATTTTCGAGCGGGCCGAGGCCTCGCGCGAGGAGGGTGCCATCCTGCATTTTGCGCTGCGTACGGATGATTGCGCTGCGTTGCTGGAGACCGTTCGTAGCGCAGGAATGGAGGTGACGATGGAATCGAAGGATCTCGATATTCCCTCCAACATCGGCCCCATTCCCGTGCGTATTGCTTTCTTCAAAGGGCCGAGTGGCGAGATCGTCGAGTTGTTCCAGAACGAGAAGCTGTAG
- a CDS encoding L,D-transpeptidase produces MAGLLGALMLCSCASEQVAYTPGAYAQPSQADLFDWQGYGLTGPVKIVINLTTQRADIYIGGQYAGWTAVATGKAGFGTPAGDYTIVEKVADKHSTIYGKIVDAYGNTIKPDADVRRDRPPQGGQFVFAPMPNWMRLTWTGIGMHAGPIPEPGTPASHGCIRLPDEMAAALFERVQIGTPVEIVR; encoded by the coding sequence TTGGCAGGTTTGCTTGGAGCATTGATGCTTTGCTCCTGCGCCTCGGAGCAGGTCGCATACACGCCGGGTGCCTACGCCCAGCCCTCGCAGGCGGACCTCTTTGACTGGCAGGGCTACGGTCTCACCGGCCCAGTGAAAATCGTCATCAATCTCACCACCCAGCGGGCGGACATTTACATCGGCGGGCAATACGCCGGTTGGACCGCAGTTGCGACTGGCAAGGCGGGATTTGGAACCCCGGCAGGCGACTACACTATCGTCGAGAAGGTCGCCGACAAGCACTCCACCATCTACGGCAAGATCGTCGATGCCTACGGCAATACCATCAAGCCCGACGCGGATGTCCGCCGGGACCGTCCGCCGCAGGGAGGCCAGTTTGTCTTTGCTCCGATGCCGAACTGGATGCGCCTGACGTGGACGGGCATCGGCATGCATGCAGGCCCGATTCCGGAGCCGGGCACGCCTGCCTCGCATGGCTGCATCCGCCTGCCGGATGAGATGGCGGCGGCCCTCTTCGAGCGGGTGCAGATCGGCACTCCGGTCGAGATCGTACGCTGA
- a CDS encoding DMT family transporter, translating to MGNDRQKSQGDLESGIALITAAFFCASVMSAFSKEATGVSPLLLLFLQYGISFLVFVPPVLKQGPGLLKTSHLRLHAFRSIAGSICQLLFFIAVKSISLLDAVLLSNAAPLFIPLVVLIWFRKTVQPLVWLSLFIGLVGICLIIKPGPEMFRNPASLIALAAAVFSAIALVATNKLSETEPPTRILFYNFGISTVLLAPVCAFAWKPPTAQEWMLLVAVGLSYALTQYLIILAYRHASAAQISPFNYTVVIFSGILGWIFFGNVPDFISLLGTLLICAGGILSIRAGHPEGRGHAFGSGHWHLFGKPKTS from the coding sequence ATGGGAAATGACCGCCAGAAGTCACAGGGAGACTTGGAGTCCGGCATCGCGCTGATCACGGCGGCATTCTTCTGCGCGTCCGTCATGAGCGCCTTCAGCAAGGAAGCCACCGGCGTGTCTCCCCTGCTCCTCCTGTTTCTGCAATACGGCATCAGCTTTCTCGTCTTCGTGCCTCCCGTCCTCAAGCAGGGACCGGGACTGCTGAAGACCTCGCACCTCAGGCTGCACGCTTTTCGCAGCATCGCGGGCTCGATCTGCCAGCTCCTCTTTTTCATCGCGGTGAAGTCGATCTCCCTCCTCGACGCCGTACTGCTCTCCAATGCCGCGCCGCTCTTCATCCCGCTGGTTGTCCTGATCTGGTTCCGCAAGACCGTGCAGCCGCTCGTGTGGCTCAGCCTGTTCATCGGCCTCGTCGGCATCTGTCTCATCATCAAGCCGGGCCCGGAGATGTTTCGCAATCCGGCCTCCCTCATCGCGCTGGCCGCCGCCGTCTTCTCCGCCATCGCGCTCGTCGCGACGAACAAGCTTTCGGAAACAGAGCCGCCCACGCGCATCCTGTTCTATAACTTCGGCATCTCCACCGTGCTCCTCGCCCCGGTCTGCGCCTTTGCCTGGAAGCCGCCGACGGCTCAGGAGTGGATGCTGCTCGTGGCGGTGGGCCTTTCGTATGCCCTTACCCAGTATCTCATCATCCTCGCCTACCGCCATGCCAGTGCGGCGCAGATTTCGCCCTTCAACTACACCGTGGTGATTTTCTCCGGCATCCTCGGCTGGATTTTCTTCGGCAATGTCCCGGATTTCATCTCGCTCCTCGGCACCCTCCTCATCTGCGCAGGCGGCATCCTCAGCATCCGCGCCGGACATCCGGAAGGCCGCGGCCATGCGTTCGGCAGTGGCCACTGGCATCTTTTCGGAAAACCCAAGACCTCATGA